One Fictibacillus halophilus genomic window, TCTGTTAGAATCGCTTCTTGCCGTACGATTAAACAACTTGTTCATCGCTTTTGCATACAGTTGTATCGTCCGTTCTTCCCCATTTTCCTCTTCTTTTTTCAAGATTCGATTCATCACTTTTAGCGTTGGATTGCTATAGGCCATAAACAGGAACTGATTTTTTTGATGAAAGCTTTTAATAGCTTGGAGCCCCTGTGGCAGGATGTTTCGAAAGGCAGCGAGCGTAAAAAGCTTCGTATAAAAACGGTCACGAATCGTAAAGTTATTTAACCTTCCTTCTTCTTCAATCGCTAAATGTGAATAAAGTTCAGCAACTCTGCCGCCAAACAACCCGCTCGAATGCCCAATCGCAGGACCCTTTTCAGTAGAAGCATACACCTTCACTTCTTTTAACCCACAAGAAGGAGAACGCGTTTTAAGAATAAAACCGTCTGTATCAATGATTCCAGCCAGATAACCATCTGAAAACGTACGCATCTCCTTCGTTACATCGCGCTGCGTTGAAGGCTGAAGAAGAAAATGATCCTCACCCTTTTTCACAATACGAATCGTTTCTCGTGGCGTTCCAAGTCCGATTTCTACTTCTGGACATACCGGAACAAAATCCACATAGTCCATCAGCTTTTTGATCACATCATTATATATGACATCACCGTTATAGCGGCATGCTTCAAATTCAAGACACTTACTTACAACTACACGTGGTCTAGCGAAGGCTTCCATTCCAAAACTCCCCTCGATCTTTTTATCAGTGTTCCACTTTTAGATGAATTATTAACATAATTTCTGTAAAATGTTGGTTAGGAAGGAGCGATTTGATGGCTTACTATGAAGATCTTCGGAAATATGTAGGAACCGCACCACTCATCTTACCTGGTTCTGTTGTTATTATTGTGAATGAAAAGGATGAAATATTATTACAGCATCGGACCGATGGCGGATGGGGATTACCTGGTGGCCTGATGGAGCTTGGTGAAAGTTTTGAAGAAACGGCGATTCGTGAAGTAAAAGAAGAAACAGGACTCGATGTTGAGGGCTTGACCCAGCTTCATGTCTATTCGGGCCAAGATCATTATATAAAGAATGCAAACGGTGATGAACTATATGCCGTGACCGCAGTGTATACGGCTCATTCTGTAAGTGGCAAACTGACCATCGATCACAATGAATCACATGATTTTCAATATTTTAAACATGATCAACTTCCTAAAGACACGTTAGGCGGTGCACGAAAATACATAACAAACTATATAGAGATGAAGAATCAGAACAAAGCTTACCGGTAATCAGGCCGGTCGCTCTGTTCTTTTTTCGTTAAATTTTAGTTCAATATAATCGCATACCGGCTCATAACCGATATTTTGATAGATTTTATTTGAAGTAGGGTTTGAGAGATCTGTATAAAGCGTGCAGAACGTAAATCCTTCATTCAATAGGTGATCACTTAATGCAGCAACACAAGCGCTCGCATATCCTTTCCCTCTAAGATTCTTAGGTGTATAAACCAAATTGATCGATACACCTTTAATATTCGGCCGGGTCTTAGCTGCCATCGAAACGGGCTTTCCGTGTTCTTCCCAAATAAAAAGAAACTTGTTCTCCACACGCACTTTGGCATACGCTTCAGCTTCTGCCATCGTCATAATCTGATTCGTTTCTTCCGTCATTTCTACGATCCAGCGCGGTAAGAAAGATAAGTCAGCTTCTGTCGCTATTCTTAAACGGCCGGGTCGGGCTGCAGGCTGTATAACAGAAGGAAGCGTGTAAAGACGAAGATCCATCAACAGTTTTTCTTCTAGATGATGAGCGGTCGTCCACTTCTCTGCAAACACCTTTCCAATAGCTTTCGGTGACATTACTTTTTGTATATAATAATCTTCTTCGATCAAATAACGAACCAAAAATGGCACAGCTGCAACACCATCTGATTCTTCTTTCTCTAAAAGCAATAAGGCGTATGGCGGGATAAGCATGGCTGATAGCATGATTTTTCCATTCTGTTTAACGGTAGCGAGAAAAGGCTGCTCGCCCTCCCAAACTTTATCTTGAAAACGCAGGCAGTTGCCAAGCATGATCCCTGCCCGATCCTCCTGACACAACAGGAATTCTTCTACTTCCCTATAAAAAGCTGCTATAGACGAATAACGCGTGACCTCCATAATCGTGACCCTCTCTTTATCTATTAAGTCTGTAATCTTATCTATTTCCTCTCCTTTGAGAAAGATTCCTTCTTTTTAGAGATTAATTCTTAGAGTAGTTTTCGTATTCATTGTGTATTCATTGTTGCTTTTGAAAGTAGTTGCTTTCCGTTGCAGACACTCGCTTTCCGCGGGGCAGGCGGTGAGCCACATTCGTACGTTTCACGTATAAGTGTCTCACTTGTCTAGTTGCAATGGCTAGCCCCTCGAGGTCAAAAGTTAAACGTTCAAGAAGGCAAATTGCGCCTTCATAGCCCATTCAACTTTTGCTGGTCGGGGCTGAACGAGCCATTTCCACTCTTCCGACTGCCTACCTGTCCCGCAGGAGTCTCGCATCTTCCACTCCAATCAACTGGCAGAAAGACAAGCAACAATCTTTTTACAAAAGTCCACTTTCGCTTGAAGAATTTTTTTCTAATTCCTCCCTTCATTGCAAGTTGATTGTAGCGGAAGGTTGCCGACTCCTATGGGACGAGCGGTCAGGTGAGACCCTTAACGGCGCAAAGCTCAAGGGGCTCACCGGTCGCCCCATGGAAAGCGAGCAACCTGGAGCGGAGATCAACTACATTCATATCCCTGAAGGAATTTGCGATTTTAATGTTCTTTAATTGGTTAAAGGATGCCATTTTCTGATATACTGACCATAACGTAAAGGAAGGTGAACGAAATGAGTACACATGTATTTTCAAAACGCGAAGAGATAGCAAATGCCATCACACACGGACTCGGTGTCCTTCTTAGTGTAGCGGTTACTTCCATTCTGCTCGTGTTTGCCGTATGGAAAGGAACAGCGGTTCATATTGTTAGCTTCGCCGTATTCGGAGGAACGATGCTGACACTTTATTCAGCTTCAACCCTCGTGCACGCTTTTCCTAAAGGACGGGTTAAGGATTTATTTGAGATTATGGACCACGCGGCCATCTATCTCTTTATTGCTGGAACGTATACCCCAATCGTGCTGATCGTCGTAGGCGGAGCACTCGGCTGGACATTATTTGGAGTCGTTTGGGGGCTCGCGATCTTTGGTGTTGTGTTTAAAGTCTTTTTTACGAAAAAATTCGTTGTGTTATCAACATTAGGTTATGTAGCGATGGGATGGCTGATCACATTTGCCTTTCAGGATATTTCGGCAAACATGCCGCCAGCAGGCATTCAGCTCTTAGTTGCAGGCGGAATTATTTACACGCTCGGCAGTATCTTTTATGTATGGCGCAGCTTTCCGTTCCACCACGCCGTCTGGCACTTGTTTGTTCTAGCTGGCAGTGTGATGCATTTTCTCATGATGTTTTATGTGTTGCCTAACTAAAAATAATATTTTAAAAGAAGCAGGAAATTTTCTGCTTCTTTTTTATGCTGTGGTTTTAACGACCTTGACTTCTGCTGATTTCTCAGAACGAAATAAAATGTGGTAAATAACCAAACTTGTAAGACCCATCAAACTAAACAGCAAGGTAATCATATTTGCTGAGAGGATTTCGCTCAGCATGACAAATAGTGCGGCAATCATTCCAGACAGATGAAACGACAGTCCGTAGATCGCCATGTAAGAGCCTCGAGCATCATCCGGTATGATCGATGCGACATAAGCTTGCTTTGCTGGAATATGAATCAGTTCACCAACAGACGCAATAAACATAGCTGTGATTAATACGATCGGACTCGCGCTATAGCTGATTACCACAAAACCTAAAGCGTATGCAAACCCTCCTCCGAGCATTAAGGAGCGATCTTTGAAACGCTTAAACATTGAAGTTATAAAAAGGCTCAAGACGACAACTAAGATGGTGTTCTCTGCTTTTAGTAAACCGATCAACTGAAAACCATCTACCTCAAATAATGATGTGAAAGGCAGTAACGCAACCGGGTCCTTCATATCGCTTACTAGTTTTATACCGATATATGTAGTCAGACTCCCTTCTAAAGTGAAAAGAAACAGCCCTGCTACCGTAAATAGGATAAATTTCCGGTTCAAAAAAATGTCTTTATAGCTTCCCTGCAAGCTTTTAGATACGTTGTTATCCTGATTCACAGCGCTCGGCAACCGCACATCCTCAAGCCATAACCAAGTCACCACCAACGTGAAAAATGTAACCAATGCGATTCCTAAGAATAATTCATATGGATAGGTCTTAAAAAGGATAGCCCCTGTTATTCCCCCTGCAGCAACCGCTAAATTCCCTAGCCAATAGGAAATCGTATAAATAGCTTTTCTGTTTTCCTTCGTACTTGAATCAATAATGATTGCGCCATACGCAGGTCCAGCCATACCTGTAAAAAAGAGAATAACGATGAACAGTACAAAGTTCACATATGCTGAAAGAGGAAATAACAGATTGAGAGCTCCAGCAATCAAGTAACCGAGACCAATCATACTCTCACTCAGTAGAATAATTCTCTTTCTTCCGAATTGGTCCGAACGCTTTCCGCCAACTAACGCTCCCGATATTCCGGATAGAATGACCCCGATATACATCAAACCCGTTGAAAACGCCCCTACCTGATTAGAAAAAAAGATAGCTAGAAATGGGATTACGGCTGAAGAAGCAAAAGTCGTAATAAATTGGAGCACTAACCTTAGCTGGATGTTGCGATGAAACGAAAAGAAATTCATATTTTCTCTCCTTTTACGATTGATTAATCAATCATTATTATGATTAAAAGTAACCGAAACACCTTTTAGCGTTTCGGATATAACAGTTGGAGTGCTGGAATCTTAAACTTTTCTCTTACCCGTGATACCGCATAGTCAGTAAACGTTAATCGAATTCCTAGTAGAAAGCCGAGATATGCTGTTGCTGTTAAGTCTTCATCAGATTCTTCTAGAACTCCACTTTTTTGACCATTTCGTATGATCTCTTGAAGTTTTAAAATAAACGCCAGACTAAATTCGTCCAGAACTTTAAAAGGTTCAGGAAATTTCGTATGCTGTCCGATCACTTGAACCACCAGCTGCAGATATGTACGCATCTCGATAAAAATCGTAATATGTTTGTCTATCATGCTCTTAATCTCAGACAAAAGATCATCAGCATCCGGATTAAAATCTAACATCGCTTCTTTATATCGATTTTCTAAAGGCTCTGTAACAGCATGAAAAAAAAGCTGGTCCTTGTTTTCAAAGTACGTAAATACACTTCCAAAACTAACACCTGCCGCTTTTGCTACCTTTGCAATGGTGGTGCTCTCATACCCTTGCTCTGCAAATAATAGGATCGCCTGCTCTAAAATCTTTTCACGCTTTTGTTCCATCGCTTTTATTTGTTTATATGATAAAGGCAATTGAGTAATCTCCTTTTTATGGATGATTGGTTAATCAATCATTATTATAAAGTGTATGTTAAAATAAGTAAAATGTTTTTTTGGAGGATGACTTGTGACGATTTCTATTGAGCACCGACTTTATACGATGTGCATGGTTCAGAACGGAGATAAAGTGCTGTTGATTAATCGGCCAGACAGCCGTGGCTTCCCAGGCTTTTTAGCTCCTGGAGGTAAAATTGATTTTCCTGAAAGCTTAGTGGATGGTGCTTGTCGAGAGGTTGAGGAAGAAACAGGATTACGTGTCTCGAATTTAGTATTCAAAGGAATCGATGAGTATGTAAATCCTCAAAAGAATGTGAGATACATGGTGTTCAACTATTGGACGAATACTTTTAAAGGTGAACTTTTGTTAGATCCACCTGAAGGCGAATTGGTTTGGGTCTCGATAAATGAAGCATTAGATCTTCCGATGCAAGAATGGTTCAAAGAAAGGTTTCCGTTGTTCTTTGAAGAAGGTACTTTTGAGATTCAACGGGTGTGGGATGATCATAAAAACAAACAGGTTGGGGTTTCATTACTGAAAACTTAAAGAAAATAAGGCTATCAATCTGTCGATAATTGTCTAGGTTTGTAGACTCGTGGATATTCTCCTCAAATTTATGGATTGAAGGACAAAACTCGTGGATTGAACGTCATTTTTCGTGGATTTAAAGGCAAAACTTGTGGATTGCACCTCTAAGCATCTACTAAAGTGACTATCTCACTACTCTCTTCGCACGTAAAATAGAAAAGGATGGCCCCCACAAGTGCCACCCTTCATTATTTATCTACTTTTACTTAATAATCTGCAGCTCTTTTGGATATTTCGTCAATGTTTCGTGTCCATCTGCCGTTACATAGACGTCATCCTCAATACGTACACCGCCGACATCATCAATATAGATGCCTGGTTCGATCGTATACGTCATTCCTTCACGAAGCACGCCATCGTTGTTGTCACTCATGGACGGGAATTCATGAACATCGATCCCAAGGCCGTGTCCGATGCGGTGCGGGAAGTGATCTCCGTATCCTGCTTCCGCAATGTGATTGCGTGCGATCAAGTCAATGTCACCGATGCGCGTTCCTGGCTTAGAAGCTTCTAACGCCTTCAATTGTGCCTGCAGCACAGTATCATAAATCTCGCGACGCTTTTCGTCCAAATCGCCAAACGCTACAGTACGCGTGATGTCAGAACAATAACCGTCAAGGACTACACCAAGGTCGAATAAAACAAAATCGCCGTGCTGTAGCTTTCTCAAGCCTGGCTTCCCATGAGGCTGTCCAGCTTTTTCACCGAATAACACCATTGTAGAAAACGACATTGCGCTAATGCCTTTTTGCTTCAGTTCGTATTCGATCTTCGCGAGTACTTCCATCTCTGTTACACCCTCACCAAGTGCCGCAACTCCAACTTCAACGCCGTAATCCGCTAGTCTTGCCGCTTCACGCAACGTTTTAAGCTCGCTCTCTTCTTTTATGAGACGAAGCTCGTTCATCAGTTCTTCAGCGCCGACCAAGCTCGCACCATCAAACATACCAAGTAGCTTTTCGCCACGCGCGTATGGAAGTGTTTCTTTTTCAACGGCAATCGATGATGCTTCAGTCACTCCGCGGCTAGCCAAAGCTTCCTGTACCTTCGTCCAAGGATCTTCAGAATCGCTGTAACCAACAATCTCATAAGTCCAGCCTGCGTCTTTAGCTTGCGAACGCTCCATGCCTGGACAGATCATGAACGGCTCTCCTTCTGCAAGTACAGCCACACCTAACACACGTTCATGCGGATCCGAATACAATCCTGATAGATAGAACACGTTTGCTGTCGTGTGGATGAACGCGAAAGTATGCCCTTCTTGCTTTAACCAGTTCTGTACCTTTTGAATACGTCCTTCGTTCATGTATATACCTCCAATAAAAGCCCGAGGGCTATAAATTAATCTCTCATACTCTATTGTAGAATAAACTCTCGTGAAAAAACAGAAGCACACATCGCAAGCCGCAAATGTGTGCTTTTTATTAAGCTTTTCGATCTTTTATGCTTCATTGAAAAGTTGATTGGAGTGTAGGGTGCGAGACTCCTGCGGGACAAGCGGTCAGGTGAGACTCTTAACAGCGCAGAGCGCTAAGAGGCTCACCGCCTGCCCCGCGGAAAGCGAAGCACCTGGAACGGAAATCAACTACTCAAAAAACATCTCTGAATCACAAGCGTTTAATTAGAACTGAACTTTTTCCTCAATAAAGCTCTTAAGATCTGCAATCTTCACACGCGTTTGTTCCATCGTGTCACGGTCACGTACAGTTACCATGCCGTCTTCTTTGGAATCAAAGTCATACGTGATACAGAAAGGTGTCCCTACCTCATCTTGACGACGGTAACGTTTACCGATTGATCCTGTTTCGTCATAGTCCACATTGAAATCTTTTGCAAGTGCACTGAACACTTCGGTTGCTTCCTCAGATAGCTTCTTAGATAAAGGCAGGATCGCTGCTTTATAAGGAGCAAGTGCAGGGTGCAGGTGCATAACTGTTCTTGAAGTACCATCTTCAAGCTGCTCATCTTCATACGCATCAATTAAGAATGCCAACGTTACGCGGTCAGCACCTAGAGAAGGCTCGATGCAATATGGAACGTAACGTTCGTTTGTTTCTTGGTCGATATAGTTGAAGTCTTCACCTGAGAATTCCATGTGACGCTTCAAATCAAAGTCCGTACGAGACGCAACACCCCAAAGCTCGCCCCAACCGAACGGGAACTTGTACTCAAAGTCAGTTGTCGCATTAGAGTAGTGAGAAAGCTCATCTTCGTTATGGTCGCGAAGACGAAGGTTTTCTGACGTCATACCCAATGATTTCAGCCAGTTTTCAGCTGTATTTTTCCAATAGTTGAACCACTCGATCTCACTTCCTGGCTTACAGAAGAACTCAAGCTCCATCTGTTCGAACTCACGTGTACGGAACGTGAAGTTACCAGGCGTGATTTCGTTACGGAAACTCTTACCGATCTGCGCGATACCGAACGGTAATTTTTTACGCATCGTACGTTGAACATTTTTAAAGTTAACGAAAATACCTTGTGCTGTTTCTGGACGCATGTAGATTTCGTTTGAACTTGATTCTGTTACACCTTGGTGTGTTTTGAACATTAGGTTAAACTGACGGATGCTTGTGAAGTCATGACTTCCGCACTCAGGACAAGCGATATTGTATTCTTTCACTAACTCTTCCATCTTTTCAAACGGAAGTCCGTCAACGATAATTTCTTTTCCAGCTTGTTCAGCAGCATCTTCAATCAGTTTATCTGCACGGTGACGCGCTTTACAGTTCTTACAGTCCATCATCGGGTCGTTGAAGTTACCGATGTGACCAGATGCTTCCCACGTACGAGGGTTCATCAGGATCGCTGCATCAAGACCTACGTTGTAAGGTGATTCTTGAACGAATTTTTTCCACCATGCTTTTTTTACGTTGTTCTTCAGCTCAACACCAAGCGGACCATAATCCCACGTGTTCGCAAGACCTCCGTAAATTTCAGATCCAGGAAATACAAAACCGCGGTGTTTCGCATGATTTGTGATGGTTTCCATGTTTTTTGTCATTTTAATTCCTCCCATTTAGGTTTTGCCTTATGGGTCGGCCGTTTTTTAAAAAATAAAAAACTCCCGTCCCAAGGCGCTATGCCCAGGGACGAGAGTTGTATCTCCCGCGGTTCCACCCTAGTTGATCCGTATGTAAAGAACGAATCCTCTTTTCAAAAAGCAACTCCGGATTGCCGTTTCACTAATGTCTCTTACCGGGCTCTCACCATCCCCAGCTCGCTAAAAAGAGTGTACATTTAGCTACTATTCATCCTTCACAGCTGCATATCATCTTTTATAATAAAATAATATTACCAAAAAACAAAAACATTAGTCAAAATATTTTCCTATTATATGCAGTTATTGTTTATTTTGTGCCAGTTCATTCTCAATTTGCTCTAAAGTGGGCAGTGCGGTCATTGCTCCTTTAACAGAAACGGCAAGTGCTCCAGAAACACTTCCGAACAACGCCATGTCGCTCGCTTCATCAAGAGTCAGTTCTTGGAGTGAGCCCTCATATTCATTCAGTTGATGCAGAACTCCCGCCACATAAGCATCACCCGCGCCAGTTGTATCTACCGAAGAAACACGTTTAGCTGGAATGTACTCGCCGCCCTCTTTCGTCACCACATAGCTTCCGTCATCACCGAGCGTGATGAAGAGTAAAGGAATATCATATTCTTGCAGCACTTTAATGCCTTCTTCGACCTTTTTTAAACCCGTTATAAATTCGAGCTCTTCTTCTGAGATTTTAACGATGTCAGCGTGCTGCAGCATGGAGAGAATCGTCTCGCGGGCCTGCGCCGGCGTCTTCCAGAGCGATAATCGTAAGTTCGGATCGTACGAAACCCACATGCCGTTTTCTTTTGCGAGTCTTACCGCTTTTTCAGTAGCACTTTTAGAGGGCTCGCCAATTAACGAGATCGAACCAAAATGAAGAATCTTATGCTCTTTAAAGAGACTCGGTTGTACATCTTTTTCTTCTAAGAAGCGGTCTGCACTCGGATTAATGTAAAAGTCGAACGATCTTTCACCGTTCGGATCGAGCGTCACAAACACGGCTCCTGTTCTCACT contains:
- a CDS encoding TetR/AcrR family transcriptional regulator; translated protein: MPLSYKQIKAMEQKREKILEQAILLFAEQGYESTTIAKVAKAAGVSFGSVFTYFENKDQLFFHAVTEPLENRYKEAMLDFNPDADDLLSEIKSMIDKHITIFIEMRTYLQLVVQVIGQHTKFPEPFKVLDEFSLAFILKLQEIIRNGQKSGVLEESDEDLTATAYLGFLLGIRLTFTDYAVSRVREKFKIPALQLLYPKR
- a CDS encoding glycine--tRNA ligase; translated protein: MTKNMETITNHAKHRGFVFPGSEIYGGLANTWDYGPLGVELKNNVKKAWWKKFVQESPYNVGLDAAILMNPRTWEASGHIGNFNDPMMDCKNCKARHRADKLIEDAAEQAGKEIIVDGLPFEKMEELVKEYNIACPECGSHDFTSIRQFNLMFKTHQGVTESSSNEIYMRPETAQGIFVNFKNVQRTMRKKLPFGIAQIGKSFRNEITPGNFTFRTREFEQMELEFFCKPGSEIEWFNYWKNTAENWLKSLGMTSENLRLRDHNEDELSHYSNATTDFEYKFPFGWGELWGVASRTDFDLKRHMEFSGEDFNYIDQETNERYVPYCIEPSLGADRVTLAFLIDAYEDEQLEDGTSRTVMHLHPALAPYKAAILPLSKKLSEEATEVFSALAKDFNVDYDETGSIGKRYRRQDEVGTPFCITYDFDSKEDGMVTVRDRDTMEQTRVKIADLKSFIEEKVQF
- the trhA gene encoding PAQR family membrane homeostasis protein TrhA; its protein translation is MSTHVFSKREEIANAITHGLGVLLSVAVTSILLVFAVWKGTAVHIVSFAVFGGTMLTLYSASTLVHAFPKGRVKDLFEIMDHAAIYLFIAGTYTPIVLIVVGGALGWTLFGVVWGLAIFGVVFKVFFTKKFVVLSTLGYVAMGWLITFAFQDISANMPPAGIQLLVAGGIIYTLGSIFYVWRSFPFHHAVWHLFVLAGSVMHFLMMFYVLPN
- a CDS encoding M24 family metallopeptidase, whose translation is MNEGRIQKVQNWLKQEGHTFAFIHTTANVFYLSGLYSDPHERVLGVAVLAEGEPFMICPGMERSQAKDAGWTYEIVGYSDSEDPWTKVQEALASRGVTEASSIAVEKETLPYARGEKLLGMFDGASLVGAEELMNELRLIKEESELKTLREAARLADYGVEVGVAALGEGVTEMEVLAKIEYELKQKGISAMSFSTMVLFGEKAGQPHGKPGLRKLQHGDFVLFDLGVVLDGYCSDITRTVAFGDLDEKRREIYDTVLQAQLKALEASKPGTRIGDIDLIARNHIAEAGYGDHFPHRIGHGLGIDVHEFPSMSDNNDGVLREGMTYTIEPGIYIDDVGGVRIEDDVYVTADGHETLTKYPKELQIIK
- a CDS encoding 8-oxo-dGTP diphosphatase, which encodes MCMVQNGDKVLLINRPDSRGFPGFLAPGGKIDFPESLVDGACREVEEETGLRVSNLVFKGIDEYVNPQKNVRYMVFNYWTNTFKGELLLDPPEGELVWVSINEALDLPMQEWFKERFPLFFEEGTFEIQRVWDDHKNKQVGVSLLKT
- a CDS encoding NUDIX hydrolase; this encodes MAYYEDLRKYVGTAPLILPGSVVIIVNEKDEILLQHRTDGGWGLPGGLMELGESFEETAIREVKEETGLDVEGLTQLHVYSGQDHYIKNANGDELYAVTAVYTAHSVSGKLTIDHNESHDFQYFKHDQLPKDTLGGARKYITNYIEMKNQNKAYR
- a CDS encoding GNAT family N-acetyltransferase, with translation MLGNCLRFQDKVWEGEQPFLATVKQNGKIMLSAMLIPPYALLLLEKEESDGVAAVPFLVRYLIEEDYYIQKVMSPKAIGKVFAEKWTTAHHLEEKLLMDLRLYTLPSVIQPAARPGRLRIATEADLSFLPRWIVEMTEETNQIMTMAEAEAYAKVRVENKFLFIWEEHGKPVSMAAKTRPNIKGVSINLVYTPKNLRGKGYASACVAALSDHLLNEGFTFCTLYTDLSNPTSNKIYQNIGYEPVCDYIELKFNEKRTERPA
- a CDS encoding aminoimidazole riboside kinase, encoding MKKGVISLGEALVDFIPTDETNTTYQKSPGGAPANVAVGIARLGSASTFLGKVGDDVLGSFMIDTLKSYGVNAFHVYKTEEVRTGAVFVTLDPNGERSFDFYINPSADRFLEEKDVQPSLFKEHKILHFGSISLIGEPSKSATEKAVRLAKENGMWVSYDPNLRLSLWKTPAQARETILSMLQHADIVKISEEELEFITGLKKVEEGIKVLQEYDIPLLFITLGDDGSYVVTKEGGEYIPAKRVSSVDTTGAGDAYVAGVLHQLNEYEGSLQELTLDEASDMALFGSVSGALAVSVKGAMTALPTLEQIENELAQNKQ
- a CDS encoding MFS transporter, whose amino-acid sequence is MNFFSFHRNIQLRLVLQFITTFASSAVIPFLAIFFSNQVGAFSTGLMYIGVILSGISGALVGGKRSDQFGRKRIILLSESMIGLGYLIAGALNLLFPLSAYVNFVLFIVILFFTGMAGPAYGAIIIDSSTKENRKAIYTISYWLGNLAVAAGGITGAILFKTYPYELFLGIALVTFFTLVVTWLWLEDVRLPSAVNQDNNVSKSLQGSYKDIFLNRKFILFTVAGLFLFTLEGSLTTYIGIKLVSDMKDPVALLPFTSLFEVDGFQLIGLLKAENTILVVVLSLFITSMFKRFKDRSLMLGGGFAYALGFVVISYSASPIVLITAMFIASVGELIHIPAKQAYVASIIPDDARGSYMAIYGLSFHLSGMIAALFVMLSEILSANMITLLFSLMGLTSLVIYHILFRSEKSAEVKVVKTTA
- a CDS encoding YbgA family protein gives rise to the protein MEAFARPRVVVSKCLEFEACRYNGDVIYNDVIKKLMDYVDFVPVCPEVEIGLGTPRETIRIVKKGEDHFLLQPSTQRDVTKEMRTFSDGYLAGIIDTDGFILKTRSPSCGLKEVKVYASTEKGPAIGHSSGLFGGRVAELYSHLAIEEEGRLNNFTIRDRFYTKLFTLAAFRNILPQGLQAIKSFHQKNQFLFMAYSNPTLKVMNRILKKEEENGEERTIQLYAKAMNKLFNRTARSDSNRKVAYEIFKRFQPHLSAKEIAFFEELLQKYANKKEPFSSVATILKSHAIRFEDSEILGQTFFAPYPEILLEISDSGKGRDY